Proteins from a single region of Hermetia illucens chromosome 3, iHerIll2.2.curated.20191125, whole genome shotgun sequence:
- the LOC119651388 gene encoding aminopeptidase N-like has product MLRLTIAIALFTLVSSKGTPKYRLPVNIQPKHYKLQVLTHIDDDRGFEFSGKVFITLKAIEKSRNVTLHSKDLEIDDKNIIINTIDNVKSDGPFKVDKTEVNERHDYYIMHLSNSLQVNQEYILEIPFSGELNKNLYGYYRSSYLNKKTGRKEWLAVTQFEPTHARMAFPCFDEPELKATFQIIIGHEKKYRAISNMPLKSSTPVDGLDDWVWDEFEESVPMSTYLVAYTVNNFGYKESKLTSKTGVVFRTWARRDALTQVEYAKEIGPKVLKFYEDYFSLPFPLPKMDQIAIPDFSAGAMENWGLVTYRETALLYEKNVSTAHSKQRVASVISHELAHQWFGNLVTMKWWTDLWLNEGFATYVASLGVEYLHPEWDSYTEETLDNILRVFKVDALKSSHPVSVEIGEASEISQIFDAISYDKGSCILRMMHLFLGEETFRKGITNYLMKHTYKNAMQDDLWDGITEVAHNLRTIPETFTVKEIMDSWTLQTGYPVITITREYTTGNATITQTRYLQDSYASRNANGDCWWVPLSFTRQSECNFNDTHAKEWLTCKNNKVTPITIKTLASEDEWVIFNIQLSGLYKIKYDERNWDLLIDTLMSREFTKISTMNRAQLIDDALGLAWTGDQDYNIAMRLIEYLAMEREYLPWKAALTNLASVNRMLRTTPDYENFRLYMKKILSPIYSALGGLGPNDKTSERLSAVKHKLLIASWACQFDVEDCVPKSQEYFKEWEKIDNPDKNNPVPLDLRSVVYCTAIKYGSDSEWQFLWQRYINSNVASEKQIILAALGCSREIWILLRYLEWSFSETNGIRKQDSFIAFGSVARAESGFLLARDFLYEHIQSIHDYLAPDTSKLSRIISPLADQMNTEHDFDDMKKFIEQNKPLFEKASEGIKRSLETIEINSQWKARNKNILPQKLAKFL; this is encoded by the exons ATGTTGAGGTTAACTATCGCCATCGCATTATTTACTTTGGTTTCAAGTAAAGGAACCCCAAAATATCGTCTACCAGTGAACATCCAGCCAAAACATTACAAACTGCAAGTTTTAACGCATATTGATGATGACCGAGGCTTCGAATTCAGCGGGAAAGTCTTCATAACGCTGAAAGCTATTGAAAAAAGCCGCAATGTAACATTACACTCAAAAGACTTGGAAATTGACGACAAAAACATAATCATCAATACCATCGACAACGTAAAATCCGACGGCCCATTCAAAGTTGACAAGACAGAAGTCAACGAAAGGCATGACTACTACATTATGCATTTGTCTAATAGTTTGCAAGTAAATCAGGAATACATACTGGAGATCCCATTTTCCGgagaattaaataaaaatttatatggATACTATAGAAGCAGCTACCTCAATAAGAAAACAGGACGTAAAGA atggcTTGCCGTTACTCAATTCGAACCCACCCACGCCCGTATGGCGTTCCCTTGTTTCGACGAACCAGAACTGAAAGCGACATTTCAGATAATTATTGGACATGAAAAGAAATATCGGGCAATCAGTAATATGCCACTTAAATCGTCAACTCCCGT AGATGGCCTCGATGATTGGGTTTGGGATGAGTTCGAAGAGAGCGTTCCAATGTCAACTTACCTAGTAGCCTATACTGTGAATAATTTTGGATACAAAGAATCGAAATTGACTAGTAAAACTGGAGTTGTGTTCAGAACGTGGGCACGAAGAGATGCTCTTACACAAGTAGAATACGCTAAAGAAATTGGTCCGAAAGTTCTCAAATTTTACGAAGACTACTTTAGTCTGCCCTTTCCTTTGCCCAAAATGGATCAAATTGcaattccagatttttcggcagGCGCTATGGAAAACTGGGGATTAGTAACTTACCGAGAAACTGCACTTCTTTATGAGAAGAATGTGTCTACTGCCCACAGTAAACAACGAGTGGCATCAGTTATTTCCCACGAGCTAGCTCATCAATGGTTTGGAAATTTAGTTACAATGAAATGGTGGACAGATTTGTGGTTAAATGAAGGATTCGCAACATACGTGGCCAGCTTGGGAGTAGAATACTTACATCCTGAATGGGACTCGTATACAGAGGAAACTTTAGATAACATCTTACGTGTATTTAAAGTTGATGCTCTGAAAAGTAGTCATCCAGTGTCTGTTGAAATCGGcgaagcatccgagatttcgcAAATTTTTGATGCCATCTCTTACGATAAAGGCTCGTGCATTTTACGAATGATGCACTTATTCCTTGGCGAAGAAACTTTCCGCAAAGGCATTACAAACTACCTCATGAAACATACTTACAAAAATGCAATGCAAGACGATCTTTGGGATGGTATTACGGAGGTTGCACATAATCTTCGAACTATTCCGGAGACTTTTACTGTCAAAGAAATTATGGATTCTTGGACACTCCAAACTGGTTATCCTGTTATTACTATTACTCGTGAATATACTACAGGCAACGCCACGATAACTCAAACTCGCTATTTACAAGATTCATATGCCTCTAGAAATGCTAATGGGGATTGTTGGTGGGTACCCCTCAGCTTTACAAGACAAAGTGAATGTAACTTCAATGATACACATGCCAAAGAATGGTTAActtgcaaaaataataaagttaccCCAATAACAATAAAAACCCTGGCATCGGAAGACGAGTGGGTTATTTTCAATATTCAGCTATCTGGATTGTATAAAATCAAATATGATGAGCGAAACTGGGATTTATTAATTGATACACTCATGAGTCGTGAATTTACGAAAATAAGTACTATGAACCGTGCTCAACTCATTGATGACGCTTTAGGCCTGGCATGGACTGGAGATCAGGATTACAATATTGCTATGAGGCTTATTGAATATTTGGCAATGGAACGTGAATACCTTCCCTGGAAGGCCGCTTTGACAAATTTAGCATCTGTCAATAGAATGTTACGTACAACTCCTGATTATGAGAATTTTAGA TTATATATGAAGAAAATCCTTTCACCCATTTATTCGGCGTTGGGAGGACTGGGTCCAAATGATAAAACTTCTGAACGGTTGAGCGCTGTCAAACACAAATTATTAATTGCCAGCTGGGCCTGCCAGTTTGATGTTGAAGATTGTGTACCAAAATCACAGGAATATTTTAAAGAATGGGAAAAAATAGACAATCCGGACAAAAACAACCCAGTTCCATTGGATCTTAGATCTGTCGTTTATTGTACAGCCATTAAATACGGATCTGATTCTGAGTGGCAATTTTTATGGCAACGTTACATAAACTCTAATGTAGCGAGTGAAAAGCAAATAATTTTGGCCGCCCTAGGGTGCTCTCGTGAAATCTGGATCCTCCTACGATATTTAGAATGGTCTTTTAGTGAAACTAATGGGATTCGTAAACAAGATTCATTCATTGCATTCGGATCTGTTGCAAGAGCTGAAAGTGGATTCCTATTGGCTCGTGATTTTCTGTATGAACACATTCAATCAATCCATGATTA ctTGGCACCAGATACTTCGAAACTTTCTCGCATTATCAGCCCCTTGGCTGATCAAATGAATACAGAGCATGACTTCGATGACATGAAAAAATTTATTGAACAGAATAAGCCACTGTTCGAGAAAGCATCGGAAGGTATTAAACGTTCGCTTGAAACAATTGAAATTAACAGTCAATGGAAGGCTCGCAATAAGAATATTCTTCCACAAAAATTAGCAAAATTTCTTTAA